A genome region from Bradyrhizobium commune includes the following:
- a CDS encoding Nramp family divalent metal transporter, whose protein sequence is MDARSPDLTQNLTRDAAAGWRSDAPTTKSLAEVNASVALPAAGAWWRRLLAFVGPGYMVSVGYMDPGNWATDLAGGSKFGYTLLSVILLSNLMAILLQSLAARLGIVTDRDLAQACRATYSPAVNFLLWLACEAAIIACDLAEVIGTAIALKLLFGIPLIGGALLAALDAFLLLVLMNRGFRFLEAFVMALLAVIAVCFAVQIVAAAPPVAEVLHGFVPKGEIFTNPEMLYIAIGIIGATVMPHNLYLHSSIVQTRAYERNDEGRREAIKWATTDSTIALMLALFVNAAILVVAAATFHKSGHSEVAEIDQAFELLSPLLGLGIASTLFAVALLASGLNSTVTATLAGQIVMEGFLDLRLPSWARRLLTRGIAIVPVIIVTAIYGERGTADLLVFSQVVLSMQLPFAVIPLVRFVSDRRKMGQFAIPVSVAAMAWIVAGVIVVLNLKLLADTLFG, encoded by the coding sequence ATGGATGCCCGATCGCCCGATCTGACCCAAAATCTGACCCGAGACGCCGCTGCCGGCTGGCGCTCCGATGCGCCGACCACCAAGAGCCTGGCCGAGGTCAATGCCTCGGTCGCCCTGCCTGCGGCGGGCGCATGGTGGCGGCGGCTGCTGGCCTTCGTCGGCCCGGGCTACATGGTCTCGGTCGGCTACATGGACCCCGGCAATTGGGCGACCGACCTCGCCGGTGGATCGAAGTTCGGCTACACGCTGCTCTCGGTCATCCTGCTCTCGAACCTGATGGCGATCCTGCTCCAGTCGCTGGCGGCGCGGCTCGGCATCGTCACCGACCGCGACCTCGCGCAGGCCTGCCGCGCCACTTATTCGCCTGCGGTGAATTTCCTGCTCTGGCTCGCTTGCGAGGCGGCGATCATCGCCTGCGATCTCGCAGAAGTCATCGGCACCGCGATCGCGCTCAAGCTGCTGTTCGGCATTCCCCTGATCGGCGGCGCGCTGCTCGCGGCGCTCGACGCCTTCCTGCTTCTCGTGCTGATGAACCGCGGCTTCCGTTTCCTGGAAGCCTTCGTCATGGCGCTGCTCGCGGTGATCGCAGTCTGCTTCGCGGTCCAGATCGTGGCCGCGGCGCCGCCGGTGGCCGAGGTTCTGCACGGCTTCGTGCCGAAGGGCGAGATCTTCACCAATCCGGAGATGCTCTACATCGCGATCGGCATCATCGGTGCGACCGTGATGCCGCATAATCTCTATCTGCATTCGTCGATCGTGCAGACGCGCGCCTATGAGCGCAACGACGAAGGCCGCCGCGAGGCGATCAAATGGGCGACGACGGACTCGACCATCGCCCTGATGCTGGCGCTGTTCGTCAACGCCGCGATCCTCGTGGTGGCCGCCGCGACCTTCCACAAGAGCGGCCATTCTGAGGTCGCCGAGATCGACCAGGCCTTCGAGCTCTTGTCACCGCTGCTCGGCCTCGGCATCGCCTCGACGCTGTTCGCGGTCGCGCTGCTCGCCTCCGGCCTCAATTCGACCGTGACTGCGACGCTCGCCGGTCAGATCGTGATGGAAGGCTTTCTCGATCTGCGGCTGCCGAGCTGGGCGCGCCGCCTGCTCACGCGCGGCATCGCGATCGTTCCGGTGATCATCGTCACCGCGATCTATGGCGAACGCGGCACGGCGGATTTGCTGGTGTTCAGCCAGGTCGTGCTGTCGATGCAGCTGCCCTTCGCCGTCATCCCGCTGGTCCGCTTCGTCTCCGACCGCCGCAAGATGGGCCAGTTCGCGATTCCGGTCTCGGTCGCAGCGATGGCGTGGATCGTCGCGGGCGTGATCGTGGTGCTGAATCTGAAGCTGCTGGCGGATACGCTGTTCGGGTGA
- a CDS encoding DUF6163 family protein yields MSEISTRDAARDSATARDAVRDNARDNAMSVAAISSERPESDDNVWTRRLVLFLRVMALLSILKGLYHWAQVTGFVGGEDEAFENQSMAWQASTIYFAVIELVAAVGLWLATPWGAVVWLTTVVSMAVIELMFPGIYGGSLVVVGVEAFMLAAYLALAWMAARERPP; encoded by the coding sequence ATGTCCGAGATTTCCACCCGCGATGCGGCCCGCGACAGCGCCACTGCCAGGGACGCCGTCAGAGACAATGCCCGCGACAATGCGATGTCGGTGGCAGCGATCTCGTCGGAGCGGCCTGAGTCCGACGACAATGTCTGGACGCGCCGGCTCGTGCTGTTCCTGCGGGTGATGGCGCTGCTGTCGATCCTCAAGGGCCTCTATCACTGGGCGCAGGTGACGGGCTTCGTCGGCGGCGAGGACGAGGCGTTCGAGAACCAGTCGATGGCCTGGCAGGCCTCGACCATCTATTTCGCGGTGATCGAGCTCGTCGCCGCCGTCGGCCTCTGGCTCGCCACGCCCTGGGGCGCGGTGGTGTGGCTCACGACCGTGGTGTCGATGGCGGTGATCGAATTGATGTTCCCGGGCATCTATGGAGGCAGCCTGGTCGTGGTCGGCGTTGAGGCCTTCATGCTCGCCGCTTATCTCGCACTCGCCTGGATGGCTGCACGCGAGCGGCCGCCGTAG
- a CDS encoding RDD family protein produces the protein MSYSDSGNSDNAWRSDGAAHAYDPYLHPELFRGVATRRAFAFLIDMVVISVPVILGYIFIAVFGVVTLGIGWALFWLAWPASVVWAIVYYGACIGGPSSATIGMRVMDLELRTWYGAPGYFVLGATHAVLFWVTVSFLSPFVVLVGLFNGRRRLLHDFVLGTVVINNSVRVPAPQAARTW, from the coding sequence ATGTCGTATTCGGACTCGGGCAATTCAGACAACGCCTGGCGCAGTGACGGCGCGGCTCACGCCTACGACCCCTATCTGCATCCGGAATTGTTCCGTGGCGTGGCGACGCGACGGGCATTTGCCTTCCTGATCGACATGGTCGTGATCTCGGTGCCTGTGATCCTCGGCTACATCTTCATCGCGGTGTTCGGCGTGGTCACGCTCGGCATCGGTTGGGCGTTGTTCTGGCTGGCCTGGCCGGCCTCGGTGGTCTGGGCCATCGTCTATTACGGCGCCTGCATCGGCGGTCCGTCGTCCGCGACGATCGGCATGCGGGTGATGGATCTGGAGTTGCGCACCTGGTACGGCGCGCCCGGCTATTTCGTGCTCGGCGCGACCCACGCCGTGCTGTTCTGGGTGACGGTATCGTTCCTGTCGCCCTTCGTGGTGCTGGTCGGCCTGTTCAACGGCCGCCGGCGCCTGTTGCACGATTTCGTGCTGGGAACGGTCGTGATCAACAATTCCGTTCGTGTGCCGGCGCCGCAAGCCGCCAGAACCTGGTGA
- a CDS encoding arginyltransferase: MTQHSRDTPQFYLTAPSPCPYLPGRHERKVFTHLVGERAGDLNDLLTHGGFRRSQSIAYRPACDQCRACVSVRVVANEFRPSRNFRKVMARNADIVGEQRSAVPTSEQYSVFRAYLDSRHRHGGMADMTVLDYAMMVEDSHVETRIIEYRKRGPDSGVTGRGEELIAVALTDVLSDGLSMVYSFFEPSQVSRSMGTFMILDHIARARRQGLPYVYLGYWIEGSKKMDYKARFLPQQRLAPSGWLRIDAQGDVASEPQD, encoded by the coding sequence TTGACCCAGCACTCGCGCGACACCCCCCAATTCTACCTCACGGCGCCATCCCCCTGCCCGTATCTGCCGGGTCGGCATGAGCGCAAGGTGTTCACGCACCTCGTGGGGGAGCGCGCCGGTGACCTCAACGACCTCCTGACCCATGGCGGGTTCCGCCGCAGCCAGTCGATCGCCTACCGGCCGGCCTGCGACCAGTGCCGCGCCTGCGTCTCGGTCCGGGTCGTCGCCAACGAGTTCCGCCCCTCCCGCAACTTCCGCAAGGTGATGGCCCGCAACGCCGACATCGTCGGCGAGCAGCGCAGCGCGGTGCCGACCTCCGAGCAATATTCGGTTTTCCGTGCCTATCTGGACTCCCGCCATCGTCATGGCGGCATGGCCGACATGACTGTGCTCGACTACGCCATGATGGTCGAGGACAGCCACGTCGAGACCCGCATCATCGAATATCGCAAGCGCGGCCCCGACAGCGGCGTCACCGGCCGCGGCGAGGAGCTGATCGCCGTCGCCCTGACCGACGTGCTCAGCGACGGCCTGTCGATGGTCTATTCGTTCTTCGAGCCGAGCCAGGTCAGCCGCTCGATGGGCACCTTCATGATCCTCGACCACATCGCCCGCGCGCGCCGGCAAGGGCTGCCTTACGTCTATCTCGGCTACTGGATCGAAGGCTCCAAGAAGATGGACTACAAGGCCCGCTTCCTGCCGCAGCAACGCCTCGCGCCGTCAGGCTGGCTCCGCATCGACGCGCAGGGGGATGTGGCGTCCGAGCCGCAGGACTGA
- the hemB gene encoding porphobilinogen synthase, whose product MAIKYGRPIELREVSRRDGTTASPALDLTVRPRRNRKAEWARRMVRENVLTADDLIWPLFLIDGSNKREAIASMPGVDRLSVDQAVRDAERAMKLTIPCIALFPYTDPSLRDEEGSEATNPNNLVCQAVRAIKKEFPDLGILCDVALDPFTSHGHDGLISDGKILNDETVAVLVRQALVQAEAGCDIIAPSDMMDGRVAAIREGLDHSGLLDVQIMAYAAKYASAFYGPFRDAIGSAKTLTGDKRTYQMDSANTDEALREVELDISEGADMVMVKPGMPYLDVVRRVKDTFAMPTFAYQVSGEYAMIAAAANNGWLDGERAMMESLVAFKRAGADGVLSYFAPKAAEKIRAQ is encoded by the coding sequence ATGGCGATCAAATACGGACGTCCGATCGAACTGCGCGAGGTTTCGCGCCGGGATGGCACAACGGCCTCCCCTGCCCTCGATTTGACTGTCCGCCCGCGCCGCAACCGCAAGGCCGAATGGGCCCGGCGCATGGTGCGCGAGAATGTGCTCACCGCCGACGATCTGATCTGGCCGCTGTTTCTGATCGACGGCAGCAACAAGCGCGAGGCGATCGCCTCGATGCCCGGCGTCGATCGCCTCAGCGTCGACCAGGCCGTGCGCGACGCCGAGCGCGCCATGAAGCTGACCATCCCCTGCATCGCGCTGTTCCCCTATACCGACCCCTCCCTGCGCGACGAGGAAGGCTCGGAGGCGACCAATCCGAACAATCTGGTCTGCCAGGCGGTGCGCGCGATCAAGAAGGAGTTTCCCGATCTCGGCATCCTTTGCGACGTCGCGCTCGATCCCTTCACCAGCCATGGCCATGACGGCCTGATCTCTGACGGCAAGATCTTGAACGACGAGACGGTCGCGGTGCTGGTGCGCCAGGCGCTGGTGCAGGCTGAGGCCGGCTGCGACATCATCGCGCCATCCGACATGATGGACGGACGCGTCGCCGCGATCCGCGAGGGGCTTGATCATTCGGGCCTGCTCGACGTGCAGATCATGGCCTACGCGGCAAAGTACGCCTCCGCCTTCTACGGCCCGTTCCGTGACGCCATCGGTTCGGCCAAGACGCTGACCGGCGACAAGCGTACCTATCAGATGGACAGCGCCAACACCGACGAAGCGTTGCGCGAGGTCGAGCTCGACATCTCCGAGGGCGCCGACATGGTGATGGTGAAGCCCGGCATGCCCTATCTCGACGTGGTCCGCCGCGTGAAGGACACGTTCGCGATGCCGACCTTCGCCTATCAAGTCTCCGGCGAATACGCGATGATCGCGGCTGCGGCCAACAATGGCTGGCTCGACGGCGAGCGCGCGATGATGGAGAGCCTCGTCGCCTTCAAGCGCGCCGGCGCCGACGGCGTGCTCAGCTATTTCGCGCCGAAAGCCGCGGAGAAGATCAGGGCGCAGTAG